The DNA segment ATTTGAGCAGGTATTTCGGCAACAGTACAGCATGAAAAAGTGTAAATGTCATCTTGACAAATCTTTGTTTTAAAAGTAACCCCCTAGTGAGGAGTTCAACAAAATGCGTGTTTGTGTAATTGGTACTGGTTATGTTGGCTTGGTAACAGGAGCTTGCTTGGCTCACATCGGACATGATGTGATTTGCATAGATAACAACGAAGAAAAAGTCAAGATCATGAAGGCCGGGCAATCACCAATTTTTGAGCCTGGACTTTCAGAAATTATGCAGTCGGCGATCCAATCCGGCAAGATTCAATTTTCTACCGATTTGGCAGCAGGTGTAGCCCACGGAGAAATCTTATTTATTGCTGTTGGTACTCCACCATTACCCACCGGTGAAAGCGACACCCGCTATGTAGAAGCTGTAGCCCGTGGTATCGGTGCTAACCTCAACGGTGGTTATAAAGTAATTGTTAATAAATCTACAGTACCCATCGGTTCCGGCGACTGGGTAAGAATGATCGTTCTGGATGGGATTGCAGAACGTCAAAAAACCCTCGTAACCGCAGGTGGTAGTGTTGAGGATAAATTACCCGAATTACCTCAGTTTGATGTAGTTAGTAACCCAGAATTCTTGCGAGAAGGTTCAGCAGTATACGACACATTTAACCCAGACCGCATTGTTTTGGGAGGTAATAGCTCCAGAGCGATCGCGGCAATGCAAGAATTATACGCCCCAATTGTCGAGCGCAAATTTGCAGAAAACCAATCTTTACCACCAGTACCCATTCTGGCTACAGACCTCAGTTCCGCAGAAATGATTAAATATGCGGCGAACGCTTTCTTAGCCACTAAGATTAGTTTTATTAACGAAGTAGCTAATATTTGCGATCGTGTCGGTGCAGATGTTACCCAAGTTGCCAAAGGTATCGGTTTAGACTCCCGTATTGGTAACAAATTCTTACAAGCTGGTATTGGTTGGGGTGGTTCCTGTTTCCCCAAAGACGTAGCTGCACTGATTCACACCGCCGACGACTACGGTTATGAAGCCCAGCTATTAAAATCTGCTGTTAGCGTCAACGAGCGTCAACGCTTGATTGCTTTAGAAAAACTGCAACAAGTCCTGAAAATCCTCAAAGGCAAAACTGTTGGGTTACTCGGTTTAACCTTTAAGCCCGACACCGACGACTTACGTGATGCACCAGCATTGAACTTAATTGAGCAACTGAACCGCTTAGGCGCTAAAGTTAAAGCCTACGACCCCATAGTGTCCCAAACAGGTATGCGTCATGGTCTTTCTGGCGTATTAGTAGAAACCGATGCTGAACGTTTGGCTGATGGCTGTGATGCGTTGGTACTTGTGACAGAATGGCAGCAATTTAGCGGTCTTGACTACGCCAAAATGGCCAAACTAATGAATAACCCCGTCGTTATTGACGGTCGTAACTTCCTTGACCCTGAGACTCTGGTACGGGCTGGATTCCAGTACGTAGGCGTTGGCAGATAGGTAAGTATCTTATTTGCACAAGAAGTTTGAGTGATTAAATAACTCTCAATACCGCTTAGTATTTCTAGGCGGTATTTAATTTTGCGACTAATCTTGTGCAATAGCCCCCACAACGCCATTGAGCGCAGATAAATAATCAGATGGGTTAAGCAGAATTAACATTCCTCGCATCCCACCAGAAACCGTTATTTTCTCAAACAGGGTTGCTGTCTCGTCAACATAAGTGGGATAGCTTTTTTTGCTAGCTAAAGCTGTGACACCACCACGAATATAACCTGTTAGCGGCTGCACTTCCTTCAGTGGAACCGTTTCAATTTTGCGATTTCCAGAAATCCGAGCTAAGGCTTTTAAATCTAAATGAGCATTTCCAGGTAAGACAGCAAAACAGATACCTGTTTGGTCACCCCTGACTACTAGGGTTTTAAAAACTTGTTCTGGAGGAAGTCCAACTTTTTGGGCTGTACTTTCAGCCGCCAAATCATCAGGATCTACCTCATAGTTGAGAATTTCATAGGTAATGCCTAGTTTATCCAGTAGTCGAGCCGCATTAGTTTTCATTCTATCAATAGTCGCTATCAGCCACACAAATACCTTTACATTTAATACCGTTCGTAGCAGTGCGCTGACAATGAGGACAGAGAACTTTTTCGTCCTCTGTTTCTTGATTGGTATTTATATTACCGCTTGCCTGTAATTTATCTTTTTCCATGTGAAATTTTACATCATTCCGGGCTGCGAATAAATTAACCAACGATTGCATTAATTTTACCTTTGAGCCAGTAGGTTTGCATATCACCCTTACCTTTGATTGCAGTTACCCCCCTGTCCTCGAACAAAAAGCTGTCTTTGAGAAGTTCGTGGGATGCAGCACTAACATGGATGCGATTGGGGGTTCCGTGGGATTCCATTCGACTGGCAATATTGACGGTATCTCCCCACAGGTCGTAAATGAATTTCTTGATGCCAATGACTCCCGCAACCACCGGTCCACTATTAATACCGATGCGAATTTTAAATTGTTCGCCGGTATCAAGATTAAATTGAGCGATCGCATCTAGTATATCCAAACCCATATGCGCGATCGCAATTGCATGGTCAGGACGGGGATTGGGTAATCCTCCAACCACCATATAGGCATCACCAATGGTTTTGATTTTTTCTAAGTTGTAAGATTCTGCCAGTAAATCAAACCGGGAAAAGATTTGATTGAGTAAATCAACTAACCGTTGGGGAGGTATGCGACCCGATAAATCGGTAAACCCGACAATATCTGCAAACATTACAGTTGCATCGCTAAAACCATCCGCAATCATCATTTGGGAAGTCTGGGGACTCGGTTGAGATTGTTTGAGTCTTTCGGCAATAGCTTGGGGTAAAATATTCAACAAAAGTTTCTCTGATTGGGCTTGTTCGACGGCTAATCTTTTGGCTGTCATTTGGGTTTCTTGTAACGCAGTTGTCAACTTTGTGACACTGTCCTGTATTTTTTGCACCGCCGGTCGAAATATTAATATTCCTTCCAAAAATAAAACGAATAGCGTAATTGCCAGTAAAGTATATTCCACTTGCTTGAGGCGATTTACACCAGCAATTGTTTCTTTGGTAAACCAATCACCAATTTCTTCCAATCCTTGCATTAAGACTCTTTCTTCGGCTAATAACTGAGCAAGAGTCGGTTTTTCAGAGACATTAACCCGTCTTATTAGTAGGGGATTCGTATTATTTGGCACTCCACCTTCTAGGAGAAATCTGCCTGCTGCTTCACGAAAACCCTTGCCCGAAGGTTGAATTTTTCCTAACTTCTTGCCTAAGATAGTCTTTTGAGATTGGGAAAAACTGGGAATATCTTGAGTTGCGATCGCAAGTTTTTCTCCTGATTCTTGCCAATCTTCGATTAGTTGTCGCAGCTGCTGTAAATTTGGTTGAGAATTGTTTCTATTTGGCTCTAATCCCAGAAATGCCACAAATTTGACGACTTCTTGGCAAATGGTTCGCCTTTTTTCAATTAAACTGACAACTTCTAAATTTTTCTCTTGCTGCGATAGCATCCCTTGAATAATTACTTGTCCTGTAATCGATAAACACGCCAACAAACTTAGCGATACAGTATAAAAAACCGTCAAATGGCGAGTGGAGTTTGAAGACGAGGGCTGTTTCTCCATAGTTAAAAATTACTAGAAAAATTAAGCATTTGTGCTTTTATGATTCCCCGTTAGTCCGAACAACCACCAAAAGACCCAAGCATAAAGTCCTATTTTGATAAGAGACCATTTATAAAGTAAATATTTAGAGGGCTAGACGACCTGACTTTTCCCGTTAAGTCTGTTTTGCAAGCTGCCAACCCTCACAAAAGTGTGCAATTTTAACCAACCTTGCCACAGTACCTGGATACCAATTGGTGTTCGGCTTCGATGTTTTAGGTAGCCGCCAAGACGAGCTATCGCTTCGACAGCCTTTATCTATATCTGATGAAATATCACCCAAGAAGTAACTCGCCGAAAGTATTGCTATACGAAGATTACAGCCTTAGTGTACAATTTTCTCGTTTCGGCACGGTGATGCCAGTGAAAGCGATAGCCGACAAGCATTTTCAAAGAAGAAACGTAAGCGAACGCTCTTTCTCACAGTTCGCACGATTACTGAGATACAAAGACTGTAAAAAAATGGTCAATTTCTAGCTATAATTTTTAACTTATTATAATAAATAAAATCTTTAATTTAGGGATTTTGTGCATTTTTAAATTTTTATTTTAGGGATAAAACTTGGTATTTCCAAATTTTGAAATTTTTCATAAATTAATAAATTACATTCTTACAAGAACATTATCATTAAGAAATGGCATAGAGCCGAGATAACTGGCTCTATGCCATAGTCATATTCAGTGCAAATGAGTTAAATTGAACAAATTAACTGAACTACCTAGTTAAACTGATTTACTAGTTTCATCTCAACAATAAACAATTTTTAACTCTACATATTTATTGTTAGAGTCCAATTTCACCTACTACCGTTTCTTTATCAGGATTTCCTTGAATATACTTCAACACAATCTTTACACCCAATCCATTTTGGCGAAAGGCAATCTGATAATGGTCTGGGTTGAGGTCTTTATTGTTGTCTTTGATAAAACTAAAAAAGTTTACCAAACTGAAGTTTGTATTCATCTGTTTTCTCTCATGACATGGATAAAGTAAGTAGAAGATTATAGATAATCTAGCTATAAATTTATAGATATAAAAAATATAACTAGGAACTAAACTCTCAACTTAACTAAATTGAGTA comes from the Nostoc sp. PCC 7120 = FACHB-418 genome and includes:
- a CDS encoding UDP-glucose dehydrogenase family protein, translating into MRVCVIGTGYVGLVTGACLAHIGHDVICIDNNEEKVKIMKAGQSPIFEPGLSEIMQSAIQSGKIQFSTDLAAGVAHGEILFIAVGTPPLPTGESDTRYVEAVARGIGANLNGGYKVIVNKSTVPIGSGDWVRMIVLDGIAERQKTLVTAGGSVEDKLPELPQFDVVSNPEFLREGSAVYDTFNPDRIVLGGNSSRAIAAMQELYAPIVERKFAENQSLPPVPILATDLSSAEMIKYAANAFLATKISFINEVANICDRVGADVTQVAKGIGLDSRIGNKFLQAGIGWGGSCFPKDVAALIHTADDYGYEAQLLKSAVSVNERQRLIALEKLQQVLKILKGKTVGLLGLTFKPDTDDLRDAPALNLIEQLNRLGAKVKAYDPIVSQTGMRHGLSGVLVETDAERLADGCDALVLVTEWQQFSGLDYAKMAKLMNNPVVIDGRNFLDPETLVRAGFQYVGVGR
- the ybaK gene encoding Cys-tRNA(Pro) deacylase, producing the protein MKTNAARLLDKLGITYEILNYEVDPDDLAAESTAQKVGLPPEQVFKTLVVRGDQTGICFAVLPGNAHLDLKALARISGNRKIETVPLKEVQPLTGYIRGGVTALASKKSYPTYVDETATLFEKITVSGGMRGMLILLNPSDYLSALNGVVGAIAQD
- a CDS encoding adenylate/guanylate cyclase domain-containing protein gives rise to the protein MEKQPSSSNSTRHLTVFYTVSLSLLACLSITGQVIIQGMLSQQEKNLEVVSLIEKRRTICQEVVKFVAFLGLEPNRNNSQPNLQQLRQLIEDWQESGEKLAIATQDIPSFSQSQKTILGKKLGKIQPSGKGFREAAGRFLLEGGVPNNTNPLLIRRVNVSEKPTLAQLLAEERVLMQGLEEIGDWFTKETIAGVNRLKQVEYTLLAITLFVLFLEGILIFRPAVQKIQDSVTKLTTALQETQMTAKRLAVEQAQSEKLLLNILPQAIAERLKQSQPSPQTSQMMIADGFSDATVMFADIVGFTDLSGRIPPQRLVDLLNQIFSRFDLLAESYNLEKIKTIGDAYMVVGGLPNPRPDHAIAIAHMGLDILDAIAQFNLDTGEQFKIRIGINSGPVVAGVIGIKKFIYDLWGDTVNIASRMESHGTPNRIHVSAASHELLKDSFLFEDRGVTAIKGKGDMQTYWLKGKINAIVG